AAACAGGATTATCGACGGACCCGCCAATGAATTGGATGTGCAGTTTTCTTGATAAATATACTCTTATTTCAAATTCCGATGCTCATTCGCCCGAAAAACTCGGCAGAAATGCGAATTTATTTAACACCGAACTTTCATACAACAATATTATTGATGCTTTGAAAACCGGTAATCCTAATTCTTTTCTCGGAACAATTGATATGTATCCGCAAGAGGGAAAATATCATTACGACGGACATCGTAAATGCAATGTTTGTTGGAATCCGGTTGAAACTCTTAAACATAATAATATTTGTACTGTTTGCAATAAAAAAGTTACGGTAGGCGTAACAAACAGAATAGTTCAACTCTCTGACAGAACCGATATTAACGAAAGAAAAAACAAATTACCGTTTTATTCGATTATTCCTTTGAAAGAAATTTTATCGGAAATTGCAGGTGTAGGACCAAACTCAAAAAAGGTTGCTGAAAATTATAATTCATTAATAAATAAATCGGGAGCTGAATTAGATATTTTGCTTAATCTTTCGCTTGAAGAAATTAAAAAATCAGCAGGTGAGTTACCGGCAACAGCAATAAAACGAATGAGAACCGGCAGAGTGATTATTCAAGAAGGTTTCGATGGTGAATACGGAAAAATTAAAGTATTTAAAGAAAATGAAATAAAAAATTTCGGCTCACAAGGTTTATTTCCGGACAATTATAATGAACAAAATATTATTAAACGAAAATTATTGAATTTTGATTTGAATGAATATAAATTATTGAGACAAAGCCTTGATAATAAGCAGAGTAAAAGCCTGATTGAAAATGATTCAACAAATAAAAATATTGAAAATTTTATTGAGACATTAAGCCTTAACCAACTTTCAGCAGTTGAGCATTTTAACGGACCGGCATTAATAGTTGCCGGACCCGGAACCGGAAAAACAAGAGTGCTTACAAGCAGAATTGCAAATCTTATTTTGAATAAATCTGTCGATGCCGAAAATATTTTTGCGGTTACGTTTACAAATAAGGCTGCAAGCGAAATGCAAAATCGTGTAAAAGAATTATTGACCGGTAAAATTGATATTTCAAAACTCATAATTTCTACATTTCACGAATTTGGTTTGTCGGTATTGAAAAAATATTATAATCTGACAGGCAGAGAAAAAAAATTCGCTTTGATTGACGAAGACGATAAAATATTAATTCTGAAAAATGAATTAAAATTCAAAGCAACTCAACTAAAAAAAATCTCAAAGGCAATTACAGTTGTAAAACAACAACTTCAGACAACGGATGATATTAATGATGAGTTGATGTCCGAAATTTTTAATAAATATCAAGAAACATTAGAAAAATTAAATGTTTTCGACCTTGACGATTTGAATTATTATCCGTTTTTATTGTTTGATAAATATCCGGAAACGGCTGATTATTATAAAGCAAAATTTAAGTTTATTATGATTGATGAATATCAGGACATTAATTTTGCTCAATACGGTATGATAAAAAAAATAATTACCGGAGATAATCCGAATTTATATGTAATAGGCGACCGGAATCAAGCAATTTACAGTTTTCGCGGCTCCGACATAAAATTTATAACAGAATTTACAGATGATTTTCCGCCGGCAAAAATTTTTAAACTTGAAAAAAGTTATCGCTGTTCCGATAATATTATTAAAGCCTCGAAAAATGTAATAAAAGATGACGGAAAACTAATCTCGTTTCTTGAGGGTGTCGGTAAAGGCGTAAAAATCAGGATTAATGAGCATCAAACCGATAAAAGCGAAGCTGAATTTGTTGCACGAACCGTTGAAAACATACTCGGCGGTTTACGCTTTTTTTCAATCGACAGCGGCATTACAAGCGGAAATGAAGACAGCGAAATATCTCTTTCCGATTTTGTAGTTCTTTGCAGAATGAAAAGCCAAATGTCTGAAATTCAAAAGGCTTTTGAAAATCACGGAATTCCTTATCAAGTTGTCGGGGAAGAACCGTTTTTTAAAACCGAACCGGTAAAATCAATTATTGATATTCTGAATTTTTGTTATAATGAAAATAATATCTTTCTGAAAAATAAAATAATTGAAAAAAATAAAATTTTTGCCGGAAATCCTAAATCAGCAAAATCATTGATAAAAAATAAATCGCTCAAAAAAGCAATTGAAATAATTGCGGAAAACTTTTTAAGTGATAAAGAAAATGATTTTCAAGCCAATATTACACGGCTTATAAATTTGAGCTTGGATTTTGAGAATGATTTTGAAAAATTTTTAAAATACATATCTCTCGGCATAAGTGCAGACACATACACTCCTAACATTGAGAATGTTACGATTATGACTTTACATGCGTCAAAAGGCCTTGAGTTTAAGTGTGTTTTTATTATCGGTTGCGAAGACGGCTTACTGCCTTATTCTCTGTTTCCGAATATAAAAGCTGATGTAAACGAAGAAAAACGTTTACTTTATGTAGGTATGACAAGGGCCGAAAAATATCTGTTTCTTTCAAACTCAAAAAAAAGATTTATACGAGGTCGTGAATATTCTTTGCAAAGAAGTCCTTTCTTAAGCAAAATTGAAAAAGAATTAATTGATTTTTCAAAAATTAAATTTAAAAGAAAAACCAAAGCGGATGATACTCAACTTAATTTGGATTTTTAGTGAAAAATTGAAAAACTCTTCCGACTTTGCACTAATCTGTTAATGAACTCAAATTTATCCTGTAATAAAATGTATCAGAGCAAATATTAATATTAAAAAACACATTTCAGTACCGTTAGATTAATTGCAACAGCAATTACCATATTGGTAAAAAAGTTTGCTCTTGATTGGTTGTCGTGCCGTTAGGTACGAAATATGGATTTCAAAAAAATATCTTTTGTCTTGAAATATGGTTTTGTAGGTGTTTGTTATATACCGTACCTAACGGCACGGACGGTAAACGAATTGTTTTTTTACCAATATTTAGTCCCTAACGGGACAGTTTTGCATAAAATTAAAATTTTAAATTGATTTTCAGGTTCTTTTTATTATGAAAAACATGCATTATACAGTCCCCCTAAAAAATCGTTTTTTCATTTAAAAAGAATACATTTAATCTATCACACAGATTTCACAAATTTTCACAGAAATTTTTTCTGTGTTATTCTGCGTAATCTGTGTGAAATTATCCTTTTCAGCATGGTATGTAAAAAACGCTGTGTATAAAGGAGATGAATCTTATATATTCATTCTATTTCAAAGCATACCAATGTTTTTTTCCTTTAATAAATTCTTCAATGCCTTTCTTTTTTAATGTTTTAAAAAATGAATAAGAGGACAATAATTCTGCTGTTTTATCAAAACGATATGTTCTTAATTCTTTTCTTAAATCTCTTGCTAAATCGGCAATTATTCCTTTACGATTCGGACAATCGGCACAATACAGTCCGCAATATGCAATATTTTCAATGTTTATATTTTCCATTTGTTATAATAGATTGAATTAGATTGGTTTAGATTGATGAGAGATTGAATTAGATTGAATTAGATTGGTTTAGATTGATGAGAGATTGAATTAGATTGAATTAGATTGGTTTAGATTGATGAGAGATTGAATTAGATTGAATTAGATTGGTTTAGATTGATGAGAGATTGAATTAGATTGAATTAGATTGGTTTAGATTGATGAGAGATTGAATTAGATTGAATTAGATTGAGTTAGATTGAAACAGATTGTGTTAGATTTATATTTATAAAAACACTATAAGCTCATCAATTTCTCAACAATCTTTCATCAATCTTTCATCAATCTTTCATCAATCTTATTCAATCTTATTCAATCTGTTTATTCAGTTACAAAAACAATGCTGAAAAAACAAAGTTTAAGTTTATGCTGTTCACAGGATAATAACATATTCTAAAAACTGTATTTAACTTTAAACATAAACATATTATAGTCTGATAAATTTGCAAACATATTAGTTCCTTTTCCGTCAAAAATTACTGTGGATAAGGATATTTCAGTATTATCGGTTGCCATATAGGATATTTCGGGAATATAAATTAGAGAATAGTTGTTTTTAATATCATCCCAATCAGAAATAATAAATCCTCCGCCAATCGGCCTTATCTTTAACTTGCTTTCAAAGAATTTGATATCATAATTCAAAAAGAAATAATCATTTAAGTTTTCATTTCCTCTTTCATGTATAAATCCGTGCATATATTGAAAGTTTAGATATGAACCGTTTGCAAAATTATAATCGGCACCGATAACAAATTTTGTGTAAAGTTCGGTCTTTAATAATACCGAATCTTGTGTAACAGGGACAGGCGACATCGGATATAATGCAGTTAAGTCATTCGTCATTATGACTTTAGTATCAGGCAAAAATCCGGCAGCTTCGGCCCATATACCGACACCGCCAATACTTCCCGCTAAATCAATACCGAAGATATGTGTTCTTGCAAACGATAATTGTGAGTTGATTTTGATTCCGCCTGTCATATCAACCGGAATAAAGGTATTATATGTCGGAATCGGTAAACCGTCTCTTCCCCAAACATAACTTAATGAGAAGTCAAAACCGGCTGCCAAGCCTTTGAATTTAAAACCGGCTGTTGAGCTTTCAGCTAAATTATATTCCGGAATCAATAAAGTGTCGGACATTCCCATAAGAGTTAAACCGGTCGGTAATTCGGGAGTTTCGTTTAGGATGTCAGAGAAAATTCCCACCGGTAAATTAGCAGGTTGAAAGAACGGTATAAAAACGCCTTGAACAGAAAATTCATTATTCAGATAATAAGTCATATTAATTGCATCTGAACCTCTGTGTCGTCCGAAATCTAAAATATCTTCCAAGTCATACGGATTAAGGTTATCGGTCGGATTAAGTTTATCGGCTGTTCCCCACGCAATTCTTTGTCGACCAATTTTTATGTCAAGATTTTTGAATAAAAACCCGTAAAGTTCAACATAAGCTTCTCTCAATTCAAGATTATAAGGGTCGATAATGCCTTTGTTGTATAGGTCTGCGGAACTTGAATATTGAGGCAATCCAAAATTTCTTAACCAAACTTCGCCGTAAAATTTAGAATTGTCTGTAATCTTTTTGTTTAGCTCAAAAGTCAGGCGATTTTCATTCCAAGCCCAATCATTAGGTTCATTAAGTAAAAATCGTTGGTCGGTTAATAATTCACCGGACAATTTTAACTTGCTGTCGTCTTGTGCATTTGCAAAATTAGTGCTTAATATCAGCACAATTAATCCGGATAAGATTACTTTTATTTGCTTTTTCATAACATTATTTATTTTTAAGGAATTTGTGAATACTTTGTATTTCTTTTTTAAAATTGAGACTACTCCGAAAAGTCTAAAAAGCTCAATTTTATGTGTTTTAGTGTCAGCGTGAATTTGTTAATTAACTGATTATAAGCCAATAATGTTTTTGGCTTTTTGCAAAGATATTCACACCGACACTTTTCGGAGTGGACTCAATATTTAATGTTCAACAATTGCTTTTAAATTTATTAGTGTTTTATATGGCCCGTCAACAATAAATAAGTTAATAATCCATTTTGGAATATTTAGCCCGGGGTCACATAAAAATTGATATTTAACTATTATTTTATTATTCGGCACCGGAATAAATATCCATGAACCTGTTGCTTTTTCTATGCGAGTAATTCCTTTTTTGCAGGGTATGTAATCAGGTATTCCTGTTAAAGAAATTTTTATGCCTTTGTTAGTTTTAATGGTTTTTTGATATACAGGCATATCTCGATTTTCTAAAGGCCAAGGTACTTGGGCTTCTAAATAAATATAACTTTCAGTTTCATTAACTTTTTTGAGTGTTTTTGAAACTTTAGTATCTGCCATCCATTTCTTATAGTCCTCAACATTATTAAACACATTTAATAATTTATCAATATCTGTATTAAGTGTTATACTTGCCTTAAATTCAATATTTCCGGTTGCTTCATCTTCTCTTGTATGAATTATGATTCCGTTTTTATTTTTTTTCAGAATCCATTTATTATCTTGTGCTGAAATGATGCTTATATCAAATACAAGCACAATTATCAGGAATATAATATTTGTATATTTCATATGTTTTTTGAAATTATATTCTTGGTAATCTCTAAAAATGCAAATTTCTTCGTTGCTTCAAAATTTCAAAATCCTCATTTACAGAGGTAAACTGCGGTTTTGAAATTCCTTGCGCCTTGAACTTTACTATTTTTAGAGATTACCTTATTTTTTACTACATGTTTTATTGCTGTTGTTTTCAATTTTAATTTTCATATCGGTTAATACTTTTTACAGCTGCTTCTCTGCCAATTTCAATCAATTCTTCTGCCCTGTAAAAATCAAAAGTATTGCCTGCATCTTTCGATATATTTACAAGAATATCAGGATTGTATCTTTCCAAAGTCATTTTTGAAATTTGGTGAATCATTGCTGTTGTTGATGCATCTATGAGTTTAAAATAGCCTAATTTTGGTTTATCACTCTTTGGTAATATTTCATTTAGTTTTTCTCTGAATTTCTTTATGTTTTTTTCATAAATAAGTTGGACTTTTTTTTGCTTTTCTGTATGCTTTTTTTTCTTTTCATAAGGAATATCCGCATAAACATTAACTGCAACAAGAATATCTCCTTTGGTTCTTTTTACTATGCTTATGGGTATAGGATTCAGAACTCCTCCGTCAACCAATAAAATATTTTCTTTTTTCACAGGTGTAAAAACTGTAGGAATTGCAATTGAAGCTCGTACAGCATCATACACACTGCCTTTTGAAAAAATAACTTCTTTTTCGTTTGTAATGTCTGTTGCAACCGCTGTAAAAGGTATTTTAAGGTCTTCAATGTTTTTATCGGCAATAAAGGTTTTCATTTTCTTAAAAATTCGGTCACCTTTTATTAAACCTTGTGAACTGAAAGTGAAATCTATAAGTCTGAAAATATCTAATTTATCTAATGTCAAAACCCACTCTTTATATTCTTGCAATTTATCCATAGCATACAGGCCTGCTATTAATGCTCCCATTGAAGTTCCGGCAATTGATTTTATTTCAAAACCTTGCTTTTCAAGTTCTTCAATAACTCCTATATGAGCCAAGCCTCTTGCTCCTCCGCTTGATAAAACTAAAGATATTGGTTTTTTCATAATAAACAGATTTTAAAAAAAGCCGAAATGAAACAATGTAATTTATTGTTTAAGTTTTCTGACAGTGAAATCATCATCAGTTAATCCGGTGTCATATTGCACTGAAGAAGATATCATTTTTGTTATATGTCCATTTTTTATGTCTTTCATTACAATCTCATAAGGGTTCCAATATTTTCCGTTCTTTTTGAATGAGTATGTTGCCGATTTTATTTTCTTATTGCCTTTATCATAAAATTCCATAAAAGTTGGGTAGTAATTTGTTTTATGAATCTTTACGATAATCTTTGAATATTGTGATTTTGGAGATTTTGGTTTTAATTCCAGAACAAAAGTATTTCCTTCAGTTTTTATATATTTTGGTGTATACTTTTTAGTATAGGAAATTGCTTCCATATCGTCATAGGTAAAATCGGTGCCGGCAAATTTCTGACTTTTTACCGAAGATGATATTCTTCGTTCTTTACCGAATGACGGCAGATATAAATACATGATGTCATTCGGCAGCGATAAAGTTGCTATACCTGCTTGCGATGCCGGAGCCGTGAATCTGAATAAACGTTTATCATTCCCTTTTTGTATAATTACAGCTTCTCTTGTACTTTGTTTTCCCGCTTTATTGATTAATATAATCTTTGTTTTTCCTTTCATATCTTTGGCTGAAAACATTACAGCATCTACTTTCTTTAGGATTGCATCGGCGTCTTGTGCTTTTAATGTAAAGATACTTGACAGAATAATCAAGCCGGTTAAGGCGAATAGTTTCATTTTAAAGTTTTTCATTTTTATTTAATTTTAAGGTTATTATTGAAATCTTTTTATTTACGTTATTTGTTTGTGTTTTACTTCTCTTTTTATTTTCAGTCTTCAGTACGCAGTCTTCAGTCTTCAGTCCACAGTCTTCAGTCCGCAGTCTTTAGTTTTCTGTTTGTCAGTGCATTAATAATGTCAGCCTTACAAAATCTTCGTTTTTATATCGGACTCATGCATTATTAGTTATTTATTTTTTTCCGAGTTGTTAATATTAAAATGACCGGAAGCAATGTTAATGAACCCATTCCGGAACCTATCATACTTATGGCTACTAAAAGCCCGAAATTTTGAAGTGGTACCATTTGTGAGAACAGTAAAACCAAAAATCCTCCGGTAACAGATAAAACATTTATCAAAATAGCTTTACCGCTTATCATTATGGTATCTTCCAATGCTTTATTAATATTATTTGTTTCCTTGAAAGAATGATTAAAATGTGTGATTACATGAATGGAGTAATCAATACCGATGCCCAGTGCAACACTCGCAACAAGAACCGTTGCAATGTCTAATGATATTCCGGTGTAGCCCATAAAACCGAATAATATAATAATTGTACTTATGATAGGGATTACGGCATAAATACCTTTAGAGAATGACTTAAGCATAATTCCGATAATAATCAATACCATAATAATAGCAATAGCAAGACTGCTGAACTGGCTGTTTATTAGGCTGTTGTTCATCGTTGTATAGACAGACGGCATACCGGTTAATTCTATTTTACAATTTTCGCTTGAATTTTTATTGATAAAAACATTCATGTAAGCGATGAATTTTTCCATATCTTCTGAATCTGAAGATGCAAATTTTGATTGTATAATACCTTCATCTAATTCATATGTAACCAATTGCGACATGATATCTTGTCCTTCAAGTAAGAACCAGAGTTGTTCGATTTTTTCTTTTTCATCAGGAATTCGTTTGCCCTCTTCCATTGCATCGTTCATATCTTCAATTAAGTCTGCTACAGATTGTGTCATGCTTATCTGCGGATTTGCTTTCATGTAATTTTGAGTCTTCTTCATCATTTTTAAGACTTCCGGGCTTTGCATATCTCCTTTAAAAACAACAAATACAGGTTGCGATCCTCCAAAATCTTTTTGCAATATATCTTCCGTTAATCGAGATGAATTATTCTTTTTAAAGTATAACTGCATATTTACACTTGTTTTGATGAGGAAAATGCCTCCTATACTGATCAATAGTAAAATGATCCATGTATTAAGTGTATATTTGGGATGTTTAAACAGTAAGTTAACTAAAGGTTTTAATATCCTTTTGGACATAAATCTGTTATCATTGTTAATTTCTTTTTTCTTAATTTTCGATAAGAATATTGATGTAAGTGCCGGCACAAAGAATATTGATAAAAGCAATGCCAAGAATGTTCCGAGAGCAGTAAATAAACCAAAATCACGAATCATTATCAAATATGCTCCGAATATAAATGATACGAATCCGATTACAGTTGTCAATGCTGCAAGTATGACCGGAATCATAACATAAGACAGGCCTTTTATAATTGCTTTTTTCGGATCATTTTGCATTTCTTTATCAATGCGGTTCAAAACATGAATTGTATATGCTGTTCCGACTGCCAACAGTATGATAGGCATATTATTAGTGATCAAAGTCAGATCATAGTTGAGTAAAACCATTATTCCGAGAGTCCAAATTACTGAAATACCTGCAGACAGGAGAGGCAGAAGTACACCTCTGAATGATCTGAAACTGAGAAAAAGGATAATGATCATTAATAAGATTACAACAGGAATTAATCTTATAATGTCGGTAGCAATTAAATCTTCAATGTCGTTGATCATCATAGGGATACCTCCGAAATATAATTTCTCTTGCAAACCAATTTTAAGAATTTTATATTTTATATTTTTAGCAACTGTTTGTTTATCAACATCATTTAATAAGGTAAACATTATAAGAGTTGCTTTCCCGTCTTCAGAAACAATATTTCCTTTATACATTTCTTTTGACATTACTCTGTCTTTAAGACTTTTCAGTTCATCCTCTGTAACAGGCAAATCGTATTCGTCAACCAATTTACCGATCTCAATACCAAATTCGCTGCTCTTAATATCAATGATATTCGTTAAACTTGTAACTGTTGAGACACCTTCTGAAACCAAAAGAGAATCTGTAATTTGCTTAACGTGTTCCAATGTTTTGGTTTGAAATACGTCTTCTGTTTCGAGTATTATCATACCCATATAATTACCGCCGAATTTTTCTCCGATATCTTTATAGAGTGATGCTGCCGGGTCGTCATCGGGCAAAGAACTGACAACATCAGAATTTATGTGCATGTCTTTGATTTGATATGCCAAGTATGTTGTTAATCCGACCACGAGGATCAATATGAGCCATCTTAATTTAATTGTTGCTTTTGCAATTGATTTCATTCTTTAATATATGTTTGATTCGTACTGTATTTGTTTTTCAGTCAGTTTTAAGTCAAAAAAAATTATTTTGAAATCCCTTTTATCAAAATATTAAGCATATCTCCCAAATAAGGTGAATATTTTTGATAATTCCCTTGTATAAAAAAAGGAATTTCTAATCCTTTTAAAACCATGAGGAATACATCAATAATTGCATCAATCTCTTCAATTTTTACATCAAATTCATTTGTATTGATGCCTGCTTCAATTGATTCCTTTATTTTTTGCTTTTCCCAATTATCGAAACTTGCCCTGATGTCATCAATAAATTCAAAATGTTCATAAAGATCAGCTTTAATTGTTTCGTGATAATTTGAAGCTTCACTTAAAACTTCCATTCTCTTTAACAGGTATTGTTTGATTTTTTGCTTTGAATTTAATGATTCATTATTAATTATACTTGATAATTCATTTTTTAAATGTCGGATTTCTTTTGCAACTACTTCTTTAAATAACTCTTCTTTACTTGAAAAATGATAATATAAAGAACCTTTTGCTTTTCGAGCTATTTTTGCAATTTCATCCATGGATGTTTTATAAAACCCAAATCGCCCGAATAGTTTTTCAGCTACTTGTATGATTTTCTCGCGGGTTTTATCAATTTTCAATTCCGACATAACTGACTAAATTCGTTTTTCAGTACAAATGTAAGATGGTTTTTTTATTTTTCAAAATTATTTTGAGATTATTTTGAAAAATTTACAAATCCAACTCAATTAAAGTAATTCCGGTTCCGCCTGCTTCGATTTTTTCGTCTTTGTAGTTTTTAACTAATTGGTGTGTTCTTAAATAGTCTCTGATGACTTCCCTTAAAATTCCGCTGCCTGTTCCGTGAAGTATTTTTAAATGTCTGTTTTGATTCACAACGGCATCATCAATATATCTTGAAACTTTATGCAAGGCTTCTTCAGCACGTTTACCTCTGACATCCAATTGGAAAGAGAAGTTTTCATCTCCGGATGAGGTGTTTCTGATTACTTTTACAATTGTCTTTTTTTCTTTTTTTATCTTTTGAGTTGAAATCTCTAATTTATCCTTATCAACAGTCAGCTGAATATTATTACTTATAACTGTAGCCTTATTCTTTTCAATTGCAAGCACTTCCGCTATTGTATTCATACCGATGATTTTAACATGATCTCCAATCTGAATTTCTTTTTTCTTCGGAGCAGATGTTGTCGGTATTGATTGTTTCTTTTTTCGTCTTTCTTTTTTTTGCTTTATTTTCTCTATTTTTCGGGTGATCTTTTCGTTATCGGCTTTTTGTTTTTCCTTTTCTGTCCTGATATAATCGTTTAATTCTTTACGAAGTTCCTTTGTTTCTTCTTTTTCGGCATTTTTCTTTTTGATCTCCAATATGGTTTTTTCGATCTTTTTATTTGCCGAATTTAAGATATCTTCAGCCTCTTGATTTGCGTCTTTTAATATTTGCTTTTTACTCAGCAAAAGTTTTTCTAATTCGGTTTCATAATTTTCAAGCGTTGCTCTCAGTTTGCTCTCAGTAGTTCTAATATTTCGTTTGCTCTGCTTTAATTTCCTTTTTTCGCTTTGTGTTTGTTTGAGAACTTTTTCAAAATCAATTTGATTTTTATCTGTCTTTGATTTTGCATTATCTAAAATACTGTGTTTTAAACCTGTTTTTTCAGCAATTTCAAATGCAAAAGAACTTCCCGGTTTACCGATTTCCATTTGGTACAGCGGGCGCATATTTTCATTATCATACAGCATGGCTGCATTA
This sequence is a window from Bacteroidales bacterium. Protein-coding genes within it:
- a CDS encoding UvrD-helicase domain-containing protein; translation: MKFIGDFHIHSHYSRATSKQLIPEYLDFWARIKGITIVGTGDFTHPGWLNELKEKLEPAEQGLFKLKDELKINDFISNKKIINSQVRFILTSEISNIYKKTGKVRKVHNLIFAPDFETVEKIQNKLINLNFNIKSDGRPILGLDSRDLLDMVLNISDDCFFVPAHIWTPWFSALGSKSGFDSIDECFGDLSKYIYAVETGLSTDPPMNWMCSFLDKYTLISNSDAHSPEKLGRNANLFNTELSYNNIIDALKTGNPNSFLGTIDMYPQEGKYHYDGHRKCNVCWNPVETLKHNNICTVCNKKVTVGVTNRIVQLSDRTDINERKNKLPFYSIIPLKEILSEIAGVGPNSKKVAENYNSLINKSGAELDILLNLSLEEIKKSAGELPATAIKRMRTGRVIIQEGFDGEYGKIKVFKENEIKNFGSQGLFPDNYNEQNIIKRKLLNFDLNEYKLLRQSLDNKQSKSLIENDSTNKNIENFIETLSLNQLSAVEHFNGPALIVAGPGTGKTRVLTSRIANLILNKSVDAENIFAVTFTNKAASEMQNRVKELLTGKIDISKLIISTFHEFGLSVLKKYYNLTGREKKFALIDEDDKILILKNELKFKATQLKKISKAITVVKQQLQTTDDINDELMSEIFNKYQETLEKLNVFDLDDLNYYPFLLFDKYPETADYYKAKFKFIMIDEYQDINFAQYGMIKKIITGDNPNLYVIGDRNQAIYSFRGSDIKFITEFTDDFPPAKIFKLEKSYRCSDNIIKASKNVIKDDGKLISFLEGVGKGVKIRINEHQTDKSEAEFVARTVENILGGLRFFSIDSGITSGNEDSEISLSDFVVLCRMKSQMSEIQKAFENHGIPYQVVGEEPFFKTEPVKSIIDILNFCYNENNIFLKNKIIEKNKIFAGNPKSAKSLIKNKSLKKAIEIIAENFLSDKENDFQANITRLINLSLDFENDFEKFLKYISLGISADTYTPNIENVTIMTLHASKGLEFKCVFIIGCEDGLLPYSLFPNIKADVNEEKRLLYVGMTRAEKYLFLSNSKKRFIRGREYSLQRSPFLSKIEKELIDFSKIKFKRKTKADDTQLNLDF
- a CDS encoding patatin-like phospholipase family protein, which encodes MKKPISLVLSSGGARGLAHIGVIEELEKQGFEIKSIAGTSMGALIAGLYAMDKLQEYKEWVLTLDKLDIFRLIDFTFSSQGLIKGDRIFKKMKTFIADKNIEDLKIPFTAVATDITNEKEVIFSKGSVYDAVRASIAIPTVFTPVKKENILLVDGGVLNPIPISIVKRTKGDILVAVNVYADIPYEKKKKHTEKQKKVQLIYEKNIKKFREKLNEILPKSDKPKLGYFKLIDASTTAMIHQISKMTLERYNPDILVNISKDAGNTFDFYRAEELIEIGREAAVKSINRYEN
- a CDS encoding outer membrane lipoprotein-sorting protein, which translates into the protein MKNFKMKLFALTGLIILSSIFTLKAQDADAILKKVDAVMFSAKDMKGKTKIILINKAGKQSTREAVIIQKGNDKRLFRFTAPASQAGIATLSLPNDIMYLYLPSFGKERRISSSVKSQKFAGTDFTYDDMEAISYTKKYTPKYIKTEGNTFVLELKPKSPKSQYSKIIVKIHKTNYYPTFMEFYDKGNKKIKSATYSFKKNGKYWNPYEIVMKDIKNGHITKMISSSVQYDTGLTDDDFTVRKLKQ
- a CDS encoding MMPL family transporter — encoded protein: MKSIAKATIKLRWLILILVVGLTTYLAYQIKDMHINSDVVSSLPDDDPAASLYKDIGEKFGGNYMGMIILETEDVFQTKTLEHVKQITDSLLVSEGVSTVTSLTNIIDIKSSEFGIEIGKLVDEYDLPVTEDELKSLKDRVMSKEMYKGNIVSEDGKATLIMFTLLNDVDKQTVAKNIKYKILKIGLQEKLYFGGIPMMINDIEDLIATDIIRLIPVVILLMIIILFLSFRSFRGVLLPLLSAGISVIWTLGIMVLLNYDLTLITNNMPIILLAVGTAYTIHVLNRIDKEMQNDPKKAIIKGLSYVMIPVILAALTTVIGFVSFIFGAYLIMIRDFGLFTALGTFLALLLSIFFVPALTSIFLSKIKKKEINNDNRFMSKRILKPLVNLLFKHPKYTLNTWIILLLISIGGIFLIKTSVNMQLYFKKNNSSRLTEDILQKDFGGSQPVFVVFKGDMQSPEVLKMMKKTQNYMKANPQISMTQSVADLIEDMNDAMEEGKRIPDEKEKIEQLWFLLEGQDIMSQLVTYELDEGIIQSKFASSDSEDMEKFIAYMNVFINKNSSENCKIELTGMPSVYTTMNNSLINSQFSSLAIAIIMVLIIIGIMLKSFSKGIYAVIPIISTIIILFGFMGYTGISLDIATVLVASVALGIGIDYSIHVITHFNHSFKETNNINKALEDTIMISGKAILINVLSVTGGFLVLLFSQMVPLQNFGLLVAISMIGSGMGSLTLLPVILILTTRKKINN
- a CDS encoding TetR/AcrR family transcriptional regulator, whose translation is MSELKIDKTREKIIQVAEKLFGRFGFYKTSMDEIAKIARKAKGSLYYHFSSKEELFKEVVAKEIRHLKNELSSIINNESLNSKQKIKQYLLKRMEVLSEASNYHETIKADLYEHFEFIDDIRASFDNWEKQKIKESIEAGINTNEFDVKIEEIDAIIDVFLMVLKGLEIPFFIQGNYQKYSPYLGDMLNILIKGISK